A section of the Phaseolus vulgaris cultivar G19833 chromosome 8, P. vulgaris v2.0, whole genome shotgun sequence genome encodes:
- the LOC137824767 gene encoding uncharacterized protein → MKIFVEYLDKGIWDAIANDHFISKFEKDGSSIEKPWSQWTDAENKKAKFDCIAKNIITSALNSDEFFRISQYASAKEMWDTLEVTHEGTNDVKRAKKHTIIQKYEMFKMLKGESIAEVQKRFTHIINHLMSLGKTFDKEELNIKILKCLDRS, encoded by the coding sequence atgaaaatctttgttgaatatcttgataaaggaatttgggatgcaattgcaAATGAccattttatttctaaatttgaaaaggatggatcttctattgaaaaaccatggtcccaatggactgatgctgaaaataaaaaggccaagtttgattgcattgccaagaatatcataacctctgctttgaattcGGATGAATTTTTTAGGATCTCACAATATGCatctgctaaggaaatgtgggatactctagaggtcacccatgaaggaacaaatgatgtgaagagagcaaaGAAACATACTATAATACAAAAGTATGAGATGTTTAAAATGCTCAAGGGAGAATCGATTgctgaagtacaaaagagattcactcacatcatcaaccatctaatgagtcttggaaaaacctttgacaaagaggagttaaacatcaagattctcaagtgtcttgatagatcttga
- the LOC137824768 gene encoding uncharacterized protein codes for MVSTTDNNNSTESQMAVLQILQAQMQELLKKGTADQIRYEEERRQQAEEMVQLKEQNKRLLQQLEDSEREGHSHAPTLPPHPSGTKITTPQTRTQVVHHTSPTQHTHQSVKSVTPHRSANPRGHPFSDDIIATPLPEKWRGLTMNLYDGSTDLDEHLNIFRTQMTLYTVDQTVWCKVFPTSLKEGPLGWFTGLPPNSVDSFEILETKFITQYATSRPHRTSSMSLLHVRQERGESLRTFMDRFSRVCMGIRNLNPEIAMHHLISAILPSRFTDSLIKRPPHNMDELRTRATKFMQIEEHIDYHRKTLAENMEKSRDVRIHPKTNERGPRFQNRGPRFHNYTPLTVPRGKILDEALQTDLIPTLKQAQTPPNADTAKRCQYHRNYGHSTEGCQALKDKIEELVQAGHLRKFVKTVAPTPRSPQRDENFTKDRARYGRRDDRNDRNRTSRRRRSESPVRRTRPRSESPDRRSRTKQKIREVINTIAGPMSLGAPPQEINYIAGGFAGGGCSNSARKRHLRAIQSVHSASLHRRPHIPPITFTDADFTAIDPAQDDPMVITVEIDKFAIAKVLVDQGSSVGILYWKTFKKMNISESEVQPYDEQIVGFSGERVDTRGYIDLFTTFGDDYLSKTINIRYLLVNANTSYNILLGRPSINRLKAIVSTPHLAMKFPSVNGDIATIHVDQKTARECYVASLKVEPTRRLYKTTTDRSPDRRGRSPERRPRRMSSRRHLVALVDLDPRLDDPRMEVDEELQPIFLCDKDRKTYMGTSLKPDDRDVINRTLMKNVDLFAWTAADMPGVKPDVITHRLSVYKEARPVSQKKRKLGEERRKAAQEETEKLVQAGFIQKAHYTTWLANVVMVRKANGKWRMCVDYTDLNKACPKDSYPLPTIDRLVDGAAGHQMLSFLDAYSGYNQIQMHPKDKEKTAFRTDSNNFYYEVMPFGLKNAGATYQRLMDHVFHDMIGRNVEVYVDDIVVKSNSCDQHITDLKEVFQALQKYHMRLNPEKCAFGVEGGKFLGFMLTHRGIEANPEKCKAIAEMRSPSNLKEIQRLIGRLTSLSRFVPKLAERTRPIIKLLKKTTKFEWTAECEQNFLQLKTFLASPPVIQKPNTREPIIVYLAVSSEAVSSVLVQEIQAEERPVYFVSRVLHGAEVRYQMVEKVALALIITARRMRMYFQNHRIIVRTNYPIMKILTKPDLAGRMIGWAIELSEFHVEYQPRGAIKSQALADFASELTPHPNEEEESIWVLYVDGSSNNRSCGAGVVLEGPGEIVVEQEMKFEFKTSNNQAEYEAIIAGLHLAMELEITKLICKSDSRLVIGQLTEEYEVRENLLQQYYHFVKNLLNRFEEVSFQHVRRENNTRADTLSRLATVKQKGVHRSVIHVTLSKPSVGVEECLTTNTQPN; via the coding sequence ATGGTGTCTACAACAGATAACAACAACTCTACGGAGAGTCAAATGGCGGTGTTACAAATTCTTCAAGCTCAAATGCAGGAACTACTGAAGAAAGGGACGGCAGACCAGATACGCTATGAGGAAGAACGACGCCAACAAGCAGAAGAGATGGTTCAACTGAAAGAACAGAACAAGAGGTTGCTCCAACAACTTGAAGACTCCGAGAGGGAAGGACATTCCCACGCTCCAACTCTGCCCCCTCATCCATCTGGAACAAAGATAACTACCCCACAAACTCGGACCCAAGTGGTCCATCACACTTCACCCACACAGCACACTCATCAAAGTGTCAAAAGTGTCACACCCCACAGGTCGGCAAATCCAAGAGGTCATCCCTTTTCGGACGATATCATCGCAACACCTCTTCCCGAAAAATGGAGGGGTTTAACAATGAACCTATACGATGGCTCCACTGATCTAGACGAACATTTGAACATTTTCAGGACGCAAATGACATTGTACACTGTGGACCAGACGGTATGGTGTAAGGTATTCCCCACTTCACTTAAAGAAGGACCTCTCGGATGGTTTACCGGACTCCCACCAAACTCCGTGGACAGCTTTGAAATATTGGAGACAAAATTTATAACTCAATATGCCACCAGCAGGCCCCATCGcacgtcatccatgtctctccTCCACGTCAGGCAGGAAAGGGGAGAGTCATTAAGAACCTTCATGGATAGATTCAGCAGGGTGTGTATGGGGATCAGGAACTTAAACCCTGAGATTGCAATGCATCACCTGATCTCGGCCATACTTCCAAGCCGATTCACCGATAGCTTGATAAAACGACCGCCGCACAATATGGATGAATTAAGAACCAGAGCcaccaaattcatgcaaataGAAGAGCATATAGACTATCACAGGAAGACACTGGCAGAAAATATGGAAAAAAGTAGAGACGTCCGCATCCATCCGAAGACGAACGAACGAGGGCCTCGTTTCCAGAACAGAGGCCCCCGTTTTCATAACTACACCCCGCTGACTGTACCTAGAGGGAAGATACTGGACGAAGCCTTACAAACTGACTTAATCCCAACGTTAAAGCAAGCACAGACACCTCCCAACGCTGATACAGCTAAACGTTGTCAGTACCACCGTAATTACGGCCATTCGACCGAAGGCTGTCAAGCGTTGAAAGATAAGATAGAAGAACTCGTCCAAGCCGGCCACCTCCGCAAATTTGTGAAAACAGTGGCACCTACACCGCGATCACCCCAACGTGATGAGAACTTCACTAAGGACAGAGCACGATATGGGCGACGAGACGACCGAAATGATCGAAACCGCACGAGCCGCAGAAGAAGAAGTGAAAGTCCGGTCAGACGGACAAGGCCTCGAAGTGAAAGCCCAGATCGCAGAAGCCGAACTAAACAGAAAATTCGAGAAGTCATTAACACAATTGCTGGGCCTATGTCGCTCGGCGCTCCTCCTCAGGAGATCAATTACATTGCGGGCGGATTCGCGGGAGGAGGATGTTCTAATTCAGCCAGGAAGAGACATTTAAGGGCAATTCAATCAGTTCATTCGGCATCCCTACACCGCCGACCGCATATCCCACCTATCACCTTCACGGACGCTGATTTCACCGCAATTGATCCCGCTCAAGATGACCCCATGGTCATTACGGTGGAAATCGATAAGTTCGCAATTGCTAAGGtccttgtcgaccaaggaagctcggtcGGCATCTTGTATTggaaaacttttaaaaaaatgaacatTTCAGAATCAGAGGTACAACCTTACGACGAACAAATAGTCGGGTTTTCAGGGGAGCGTGTGGATACTAGAGGGTATATTGACTTATTCACCACTTTTGGTGATGATTATCTCAGCAAAACCATCAATATCCGATACTTGCTGGTCAATGCTAATACGTCCTACAATATACTCCTCGGTCGTCCCTCCATAAATAGGTTAAAGGCCATCGTTTCCACTCCTCATTTGGCTATGAAGTTTCCTTCCGTAAACGGAGATATTGCAACGATACACGTAGACCAAAAAACAGCACGAGAATGCTACGTAGCCAGTCTGAAAGTCGAGCCAACCCGAAGGTTATATAAGACAACGACCGATCGCTCGCCAGACAGAAGAGGTCGATCGCCAGAGAGGCGCCCCAGAAGAATGAGCTCCCGAAGGCACTTGGTGGCCCTTGTGGACCTAGATCCCCGATTGGACGACCCTCGTATGGAGGTAGACGAGGAATTACAACCTATATTCCTATGCGATAAGGACCGCAAAACTTACATGGGCACTTCCCTCAAGCCGGACGATCGAGATGTGATCAATAGAACATTGATGAAGAACGTTGACCTGTTCGCCTGGACTGCTGCAGATATGCCCGGGGTAAAACCCGATGTTATTACTCATCGTCTATCCGTATACAAAGAAGCTAGGCCAGTCTCCCAGAAGAAAAGGAAGTTGGGAGAGGAACGACGTAAGGCCGCCCAAGAAGAAACCGAAAAGCTTGTACAAGCTGGCTTTATTCAAAAGGCCCATTACACCACGTGGTTAGCCAATGTGGTAATGGTTAGAAAGGCAAATGGAAAGTGGCGAATGTGTGTCGACTACACAGACCTTAACAaagcttgtccaaaggattcgtacccCTTACCGACTATCGATCGGCTGGTAGACGGAGCGGCCGGCCATCAGATGCTCAGCTTTTTAGACGCATATTCCGGATATAATCAAATCCAGATGCACCCGAAAGACAAGGAGAAAACAGCCTTTCGCACAGACTCcaacaatttttattatgagGTTATGCCGTTCGGCCTGAAAAACGCTGGAGCCACTTACCAGCGCTTGATGGACCATGTCTTCCATGACATGATCGGACGGAATGTCGAAGTATACGTCGATGATATCGTAGTTAAGTCGAACTCCTGTGACCAACACATTACAGATTTGAAAGAAGTCTTTCAAGCTTTGCAAAAATACCATATGCGTCTGAATCCTGAAAAATGCGCGTTCGGCGTGGAAGGAGGAAAATTCTTAGGGTTCATGCTCACTCACCGGGgcatagaggcaaatcctgaaaAGTGTAAAGCCATCGCAGAAATGCGGAGTCCCAGCAATCTCAAAGAGATCCAACGACTCATCGGTCGTCTTACATCTCTGTCTCGTTTTGTACCTAAACTTGCCGAACGAACGAGACCCATCATTAAACTATTAAAAAAGACAACCAAATTTGAATGGACGGCCGAATGTGAGCAAAACTTCCTCCAGCTAAAGACATTTTTAGCTTCTCCACCGGTCATCCAAAAACCAAACACTCGAGAGCCCATCATAGTCTACCTGGCTGTCTCCAGCGAAGCAGTAAGTTCGGTTCTTGTGCAAGAGATACAAGCAGAAGAACGACCGGTGTATTTTGTGAGTCGTGTGctacacggcgcagaagtcagATACCAAATGGTAGAGAAGGTGGCATTGGCCCTAATCATCACTGCACGACGAATGCGGATGTATTTTCAGAATCATCGCATCATAGTTAGAACCAACTATCCTATTATGAAGATTTTGACTAAACCTGACCTAGCCGGACGTATGATAGGATGGGCTATCGAACTATCAGAATTTCATGTCGAATACCAGCCGAGGGGCGCAATCAAGTCCCAAGCCCTCGCAGACTTCGCATCAGAACTCACTCCACACCCGAACGAGGAAGAGGAATCTATATGGGTGTTGTATGTAGACGGTTCTTCAAACAACCGCTCATGTGGAGCAGGAGTGGTGTTGGAAGGGCCAGGCGAGATTGTCGTTGAACAGGAAATGAAGTTTGAATTCAAGACTTcgaacaatcaggcagaatatgaagctaTCATTGCCGGCCTACACCTGGCTATGGAGTTAGAAATAACCAAATTGATTTGCAAAAGTGACTCTCGGCTGGTCATCGGGCAGCTCACAGAAGAGTATGAGGTAAGGGAAAATTTACTTCAGCAGTATTACCATTTTGTGAAAAACCTCTTAAATAGGTTCGAGGAAGTATCATTCCAACACGTCCGGAGAGAAAACAACACTCGAGCAGACACTCTCTCACGATTGGCCACTGTCAAGCAAAAGGGAGTCCACCGGTCGGTCATACATGTGACCCTGAGTAAACCAAGTGTCGGCGTAGAGGAATGCCTAACGACCAACACTCAACCTAACTGA